From a region of the Gammaproteobacteria bacterium genome:
- a CDS encoding response regulator transcription factor, translated as MRLLIIEDDARAAGYLAKGLKESGYAVDHAADGNEGLYMALSEPYDALIVDRMLPGREGLSIVAALRAQGKTTPALILSALGEVDDRVRGLRAGGDDYLVKPYAFVELLARVEALLRRGSGATLDTVLRMSDLEIDLLAHTVKRASQTIGLQPREFRLLEYLMRHSPQVVTRTMLLEHVWDYHFDPQTNVIDVHISRLRQKIDKGFKTALLHTIRGAGYCLRESS; from the coding sequence ATGCGTTTACTGATTATTGAAGATGACGCTCGGGCCGCCGGTTATCTGGCCAAGGGGTTGAAGGAGAGCGGCTACGCGGTGGATCACGCCGCCGACGGCAACGAGGGGCTTTACATGGCCTTGAGCGAACCGTACGACGCGCTGATCGTGGATCGCATGTTGCCGGGTCGCGAGGGACTCTCGATCGTCGCGGCCTTACGCGCGCAGGGAAAGACGACGCCGGCATTGATCTTGAGCGCGCTGGGCGAGGTGGATGACCGCGTCCGGGGGTTGCGCGCGGGCGGCGACGACTACCTTGTGAAGCCCTACGCTTTTGTCGAGCTGCTGGCGCGAGTCGAGGCTTTGTTACGCCGTGGTAGCGGCGCAACGCTGGATACGGTGCTCCGCATGAGCGATCTGGAAATCGATCTCCTGGCGCATACCGTCAAGCGCGCGAGCCAGACCATCGGCCTGCAACCGCGCGAGTTCCGTCTGCTGGAATACCTGATGCGCCACAGCCCCCAGGTGGTGACGCGTACCATGCTCCTGGAGCACGTGTGGGACTATCACTTTGATCCGCAGACCAATGTGATCGACGTGCATATCAGTCGTCTCCGCCAGAAAATCGACAAGGGCTTCAAGACCGCCCTGCTGCACACGATACGTGGCGCGGGATATTGCCTGCGTGAATCCTCCTAA
- a CDS encoding PepSY domain-containing protein: MNLNLIMYSAFALSALLGLGSITALNAAPQSATALSEEPTQGSIRVSKDEDQANLAKRAVLSAAQAEQAVAGKTPGKVIETEREVENRFLVWEVKSVADDGTTTELYVDAGNGEIVAMEQEHDDDDDDDDAGVEVENEQGKNEDGEDD, translated from the coding sequence ATGAACCTTAACTTGATTATGTATAGCGCTTTCGCACTGAGTGCGTTGCTGGGATTAGGCAGCATAACCGCGCTTAATGCGGCGCCCCAGTCGGCGACAGCCCTTTCGGAGGAGCCAACTCAGGGCAGCATCCGGGTGAGCAAAGATGAAGACCAAGCCAACCTGGCGAAGCGCGCTGTATTGAGCGCCGCCCAGGCCGAGCAGGCGGTGGCCGGCAAGACACCTGGCAAGGTCATTGAAACCGAGCGCGAAGTCGAGAACCGCTTTCTGGTCTGGGAGGTGAAATCGGTCGCCGATGACGGCACCACCACGGAGCTTTATGTCGATGCCGGTAATGGCGAGATCGTGGCCATGGAGCAGGAGCATGACGACGATGACGACGATGACGACGCGGGCGTCGAAGTTGAAAACGAGCAAGGCAAAAACGAGGATGGGGAGGACGACTAA
- a CDS encoding cytochrome b/b6 domain-containing protein: MAIEVQAPTTFWDRRTKLLHFGMALFVTLELFNSLAMQEPEPGSPMTGLGGVMFEIHEWAGMAALAIVLVHWFWSLWGSGRGRCAASVSMGLRGPRANRPGAARPGVAATGYPRT, translated from the coding sequence ATGGCTATCGAAGTTCAGGCGCCCACAACTTTCTGGGATCGCAGGACGAAGCTGTTGCACTTTGGCATGGCGCTTTTTGTAACTCTGGAGTTATTCAACAGTCTTGCCATGCAGGAGCCAGAGCCGGGCAGTCCCATGACTGGGCTGGGCGGGGTTATGTTCGAGATCCACGAGTGGGCGGGCATGGCCGCGCTGGCGATCGTTCTTGTTCACTGGTTCTGGAGCTTGTGGGGGAGCGGGCGAGGCCGGTGTGCGGCATCTGTTTCCATGGGGCTCCGCGGGCCGCGGGCAAATCGGCCGGGAGCTGCGCGACCTGGCGTCGCTGCGACTGGCTACCCGCGTACTTGA